Proteins encoded by one window of Actinocorallia herbida:
- a CDS encoding 2,4'-dihydroxyacetophenone dioxygenase family protein: protein MEELQVGHVHEADVPWVYAGDVGIQLLRATPTGFAVRNRFKAGYRLPTHKHTGSVNGFTFSGRWCYAEQGVEYVAGTFIHEPAGSAHTLTVLEDTDVLFMVEGAYVEYAEDGTVAGVVDSETLIGAYYALCDAFGIPRPEAVLR from the coding sequence GTGGAGGAGCTTCAGGTAGGGCATGTGCACGAGGCGGATGTGCCCTGGGTGTACGCGGGTGATGTGGGCATCCAGCTTCTGCGGGCCACCCCTACGGGGTTCGCGGTGCGCAATAGGTTCAAGGCCGGCTATCGGCTTCCGACGCACAAGCACACGGGCTCGGTGAACGGGTTCACCTTCTCCGGCCGGTGGTGCTACGCGGAGCAGGGCGTCGAGTACGTGGCCGGCACGTTCATCCACGAGCCCGCAGGTTCGGCGCACACCCTCACCGTGCTGGAGGACACCGACGTGCTCTTCATGGTGGAGGGCGCCTACGTGGAGTACGCCGAAGACGGGACGGTGGCCGGCGTCGTCGATTCCGAGACGTTGATCGGGGCGTACTACGCGCTCTGTGACGCGTTCGGAATCCCCCGTCCGGAGGCCGTGCTCAGATGA
- a CDS encoding carotenoid oxygenase family protein: MRDHPMAAIAPALSRIFEPLADEHDYPAPQIDGTLPPDLTGTLYRIGPGRWEIGRTRLDHLFDGDGMVSQFIFDGRSVRFRNRYVRTRQFVDSLTSDRLRRPGVGTARPGGLLANAGRIPANVANTGVALHAERLLALWEGGPPHRLDPDTLQTHGTHDFDGALRGLLKSFSAHPKWDPRTGEMFNFGQDFSPLPTLNCWKADSRGGMSRIASVRMLDMPWNHDVALTSRHLVFVLDPYLFDLRRLAAGHGVMTALEHRPAKGTRFLLVPRDGGPVRIVEHDALIHVHVSNAFEDGPDTVVDLVLFEDFATLKRDLTDFRASFTALPPSRLMRYRITPNGRVIAEELADVPGEFPQYDWRLSGHEHRFTYMTGRTASSGPYDSVLKVDGEGGPVQAHSLGADAYVGEPIFVPRSPDSAEDDGWLLAVVYSSAEHRSRLEILDARGLAPVAAVHLDHHLPLGFHGTFTRRVASPDAPVPRPEALPTP; encoded by the coding sequence ATGAGGGACCACCCCATGGCCGCCATCGCCCCAGCCCTCAGCCGCATCTTCGAGCCCTTGGCAGACGAGCACGACTACCCGGCACCCCAGATCGACGGGACGCTTCCGCCCGACCTCACCGGGACGCTCTACCGCATCGGCCCCGGCCGCTGGGAGATCGGCAGGACCAGGCTGGACCACCTCTTCGACGGTGACGGCATGGTGTCCCAGTTCATCTTCGACGGGCGCTCCGTCCGGTTCCGCAATCGCTATGTGCGCACCCGGCAGTTCGTGGACTCCCTCACCTCCGACCGGCTGCGCAGGCCGGGCGTCGGCACCGCACGTCCCGGCGGGCTCCTGGCGAACGCGGGGCGGATTCCGGCGAACGTCGCCAACACCGGCGTCGCGCTGCACGCCGAGCGGCTGCTCGCGCTGTGGGAGGGCGGCCCGCCGCACCGCCTCGACCCCGACACCCTCCAGACCCACGGGACCCACGACTTCGACGGGGCGCTGCGCGGGCTCCTCAAGTCGTTCTCCGCCCATCCCAAGTGGGATCCGCGGACCGGCGAGATGTTCAACTTCGGGCAGGACTTCTCGCCGCTGCCCACGCTGAACTGCTGGAAGGCCGACAGCCGAGGCGGGATGAGCCGCATCGCCTCGGTCCGGATGCTCGACATGCCGTGGAACCACGACGTCGCGCTGACCTCGCGGCACCTCGTCTTCGTCCTCGACCCGTACCTGTTCGACCTGCGCAGGCTGGCCGCCGGGCACGGGGTGATGACCGCGCTGGAGCACCGTCCGGCCAAGGGGACGCGCTTCCTCCTCGTCCCCCGCGACGGCGGTCCGGTCCGGATCGTCGAGCACGACGCCCTGATCCACGTGCATGTCTCCAACGCCTTCGAAGATGGGCCCGACACCGTCGTCGACCTGGTCCTCTTCGAGGACTTCGCCACCCTCAAGAGGGATCTGACCGACTTCCGGGCTTCCTTCACGGCCCTTCCGCCGAGCAGGCTCATGCGGTACCGGATCACCCCCAACGGACGCGTCATAGCCGAGGAGCTGGCTGACGTGCCCGGGGAGTTCCCCCAGTACGACTGGCGCCTGTCCGGACATGAGCACCGCTTCACCTACATGACGGGACGGACGGCGTCGTCGGGCCCCTACGACTCCGTGCTCAAGGTGGACGGCGAAGGCGGGCCCGTCCAGGCGCACTCGTTGGGAGCCGACGCGTACGTCGGGGAACCCATCTTCGTCCCGCGTTCGCCCGACTCCGCGGAGGACGACGGATGGCTCCTTGCCGTCGTCTATTCGTCGGCCGAGCACCGCTCCCGCCTGGAGATACTCGACGCGCGCGGTCTCGCCCCGGTGGCCGCGGTCCACCTGGACCACCACCTGCCTCTCGGCTTTCACGGGACGTTCACCCGCCGCGTCGCCTCGCCGGACGCGCCCGTACCCCGCCCGGAGGCGCTTCCCACACCCTGA
- a CDS encoding glutathione peroxidase has product MSVHDFQVAAADGTTRDLAGLAGRTVLVVNVASKCGLTPQYEGLEALYREFQGRGLEVLGFPCNQFGGQEPGTDAEIQDFCSVKFDVTFPVLAKIDVNGPDAAPLYAHLRAAAPGDFGPGNGFLFEHVKNTRPEAIGTDEVKWNFTKFLVGADGAVIRRYEPTVLPEEIRADLDALLPA; this is encoded by the coding sequence ATGAGCGTGCACGATTTCCAGGTGGCGGCGGCCGACGGCACCACGCGTGACCTCGCCGGCCTCGCGGGCCGGACCGTCCTTGTGGTGAACGTCGCCAGCAAGTGCGGCCTGACCCCGCAGTACGAGGGCCTGGAGGCGCTGTACCGCGAATTCCAGGGCCGCGGCCTTGAAGTCCTCGGCTTCCCCTGCAACCAGTTCGGCGGCCAGGAGCCCGGCACCGACGCGGAGATCCAGGACTTCTGCTCGGTGAAGTTCGACGTGACCTTCCCCGTCCTGGCGAAGATCGACGTCAACGGGCCGGACGCCGCCCCGCTCTACGCGCACCTGCGCGCCGCCGCCCCGGGCGACTTCGGCCCCGGCAACGGCTTCCTGTTCGAGCACGTCAAGAACACCAGGCCCGAGGCGATCGGGACCGACGAGGTCAAGTGGAACTTCACGAAGTTCCTCGTCGGCGCGGACGGCGCGGTGATCCGCCGCTACGAGCCGACCGTCCTGCCCGAGGAGATCCGCGCCGACCTGGACGCCCTCCTGCCGGCCTGA
- a CDS encoding cytochrome P450 → MKGFPDGHYTDGHPAGFYAELYGRGPVRHPELPLWLVGGHADVLKAVTDPVSFRNRDGILLEELGVTYERPPTLLHTDPPEHTRYRRLVAPAFRSSVLRGLEDDIRTRVGSLLDAGPTEFVGQFAVPLPLQVICLLLGIPEDDWERFYAWSEAFVPGASELPTEERDSLRMECGLYLVQQAHARRADPGGDVISQLAVLELDGESLTDAELVMFLIQLFVAGNETTRHALSGGLLALADDPAQWALLREDPALIPGAVEEILRWTSPVVYFLRTATADVELGGARIASGDKLMLLYGAANRDPAAFGPTAGAFDVTRASEALNLAFGFGPHFCLGAALARLELRLALTELTTRYRALERTGPARYNGSSVVAGLRSLPLTLVP, encoded by the coding sequence ATGAAGGGCTTTCCGGACGGCCACTACACGGACGGGCATCCCGCCGGCTTCTACGCCGAGCTGTACGGGCGCGGCCCTGTCCGCCACCCGGAACTGCCGCTCTGGCTCGTCGGCGGGCACGCCGACGTGCTCAAGGCCGTGACGGACCCTGTCTCCTTCCGCAACCGCGACGGCATCCTTCTGGAGGAACTCGGGGTCACGTACGAGCGCCCGCCCACCCTGCTGCACACCGATCCGCCTGAGCACACCCGCTACCGCAGGCTCGTGGCGCCCGCCTTCCGCAGCTCGGTGCTGCGGGGTCTGGAAGACGACATACGGACACGCGTGGGGTCGCTCCTCGACGCAGGGCCGACGGAGTTCGTCGGCCAGTTCGCCGTACCGCTGCCCCTCCAGGTGATCTGCCTTCTGCTGGGCATCCCCGAGGACGACTGGGAACGCTTCTACGCCTGGTCGGAGGCGTTCGTCCCCGGGGCGTCGGAGCTGCCAACGGAGGAACGCGACTCCCTGCGCATGGAGTGCGGCCTCTACCTCGTGCAGCAGGCGCACGCGCGGCGCGCGGATCCCGGCGGCGACGTCATCTCGCAGCTCGCCGTGCTCGAACTCGACGGGGAGAGCCTGACCGACGCCGAGCTCGTGATGTTCCTGATCCAGTTGTTCGTCGCCGGCAACGAGACGACCAGGCACGCGCTGTCGGGCGGCCTCCTGGCGCTGGCCGACGATCCCGCGCAATGGGCGCTGCTGCGGGAGGATCCCGCGCTGATCCCCGGCGCGGTCGAGGAGATCCTGCGCTGGACGTCGCCCGTGGTCTACTTCCTGCGCACCGCGACGGCGGACGTGGAGCTCGGCGGGGCCAGGATCGCGTCCGGCGACAAGCTCATGCTCCTGTACGGCGCCGCCAACCGGGATCCAGCGGCGTTCGGCCCTACGGCGGGAGCCTTCGACGTCACCCGGGCGTCCGAGGCGCTGAACCTGGCTTTCGGTTTCGGGCCGCACTTCTGCCTCGGCGCGGCCTTGGCGAGGCTGGAGCTGCGCCTTGCCCTGACGGAGCTGACCACCCGCTACCGCGCGCTGGAGCGCACGGGGCCTGCGCGCTACAACGGCTCGTCCGTGGTCGCGGGCTTGCGCTCGCTGCCCCTCACGCTCGTCCCCTGA
- a CDS encoding tyrosine-type recombinase/integrase — MPASTFRSKTWTPACQAAHLTHKPKFHDLRHAHASWLLAGGADLQVVKERLGHAKISTTERYLHTLPTADATALDALNKIRAPKSPTTPDSADPDLQAQLEAANKKIAQLQAVIAQQVLDQHLNNTPDLRLA, encoded by the coding sequence ATCCCCGCCTCCACCTTCAGAAGCAAAACCTGGACCCCCGCCTGCCAAGCCGCCCACCTCACCCACAAACCCAAATTCCACGACCTCCGCCACGCCCACGCCTCCTGGCTCCTAGCCGGCGGCGCCGACCTCCAAGTCGTCAAAGAACGCCTAGGCCACGCCAAGATCTCCACCACCGAGCGCTACCTCCACACCCTCCCCACCGCCGACGCCACCGCCCTAGACGCCCTCAACAAGATCCGCGCACCCAAGTCCCCGACCACCCCCGATTCGGCCGACCCCGACCTGCAAGCCCAACTGGAAGCCGCCAACAAGAAGATCGCGCAACTCCAGGCGGTCATCGCCCAACAAGTCCTGGACCAGCACCTCAACAACACCCCGGACCTCCGTCTCGCGTAA
- a CDS encoding lysoplasmalogenase: MRELGRVRALFLVVAAAHLVVLAVGAPSWADFVTKASLMPVLAWWVYRRGGARLVIAALLLSAGGDIALEFDGLFIVGMGFFGAAHVCYVTFFGRSFAAAGPRKWVIAGGYAIMWAVLIAVLWPRLGDLRIPVAVYSLLLTSTAVASAGHGLRTGIGGALFLISDALIALGITDRELPMHGVLVMLTYISAQYLLASGSLTRSAARPPVPV, from the coding sequence GTGCGTGAGCTGGGGCGTGTCCGTGCCCTGTTCCTCGTGGTGGCGGCCGCGCATCTGGTGGTCCTGGCCGTCGGGGCGCCGTCCTGGGCGGACTTCGTGACCAAGGCGTCGCTGATGCCGGTGCTCGCGTGGTGGGTGTACCGGCGGGGCGGCGCGCGGCTGGTGATCGCGGCGCTGCTGCTGTCGGCCGGGGGCGACATCGCGCTGGAGTTCGACGGGCTGTTCATCGTCGGCATGGGGTTCTTCGGGGCGGCGCACGTCTGCTACGTGACGTTCTTCGGACGATCGTTCGCGGCGGCCGGACCGCGGAAATGGGTGATCGCCGGCGGCTACGCGATCATGTGGGCCGTCCTCATCGCCGTCCTGTGGCCCAGACTGGGCGACCTGCGGATCCCGGTGGCCGTGTACTCGCTGCTGCTGACCTCGACCGCCGTGGCCTCGGCGGGCCACGGACTGCGGACGGGCATCGGCGGGGCGCTCTTCCTGATCTCCGACGCGCTCATCGCCCTGGGCATCACCGACCGGGAGCTCCCCATGCACGGTGTGCTGGTGATGCTGACGTACATCTCGGCGCAGTATCTGCTCGCGTCCGGGTCCCTCACCCGTTCCGCCGCACGCCCTCCGGTGCCCGTCTGA
- a CDS encoding peptidoglycan-binding domain-containing protein — MAAPNPTCYPLLKLKTPNMTGNPVEDAQLRLNHHKANPAVTVDGIFGPKTAEAVKKFQARHGIDQDGEIGPKTWTELLEVKVTA, encoded by the coding sequence ATGGCTGCTCCGAATCCGACCTGCTACCCGCTGCTGAAGCTCAAGACTCCGAACATGACGGGCAACCCCGTCGAGGACGCGCAGCTGCGGCTCAACCACCACAAGGCCAACCCTGCGGTTACCGTCGATGGAATCTTCGGACCCAAGACGGCCGAGGCAGTGAAAAAGTTCCAGGCGCGCCACGGCATCGACCAGGACGGCGAGATCGGGCCGAAGACGTGGACCGAACTCCTGGAAGTGAAAGTGACGGCCTAG
- a CDS encoding S1 RNA-binding domain-containing protein, whose product MSDFKAGQVHLGVVSSLEPFGAFVDVGGLRGLVRVSELSWRRIDSVAEVVREGQEVMVMVRHVDLERGQMSLSLKASQDDPLVEVARTPLGKVLTGPVTKVVPIGAFVELVEGIEGLVPAADFHEGQLPVCGQQLRVCLREINLQRRRVRLALA is encoded by the coding sequence ATGAGCGATTTCAAGGCGGGGCAGGTCCACCTGGGCGTGGTGAGTTCACTCGAGCCTTTCGGGGCTTTCGTGGATGTCGGTGGCTTGCGTGGTCTCGTGCGGGTGTCGGAGCTGTCTTGGCGACGGATTGACTCGGTCGCGGAGGTCGTCCGCGAGGGCCAGGAGGTCATGGTGATGGTCCGCCATGTAGATCTCGAGCGCGGCCAGATGTCGTTGTCGTTGAAAGCGTCGCAGGACGATCCGCTGGTCGAGGTGGCCCGTACTCCGTTGGGCAAGGTGCTCACTGGTCCGGTGACGAAGGTCGTCCCGATCGGGGCTTTCGTTGAGTTGGTCGAGGGCATCGAGGGGCTCGTTCCTGCGGCTGACTTCCACGAGGGGCAACTGCCGGTCTGCGGCCAGCAGCTCCGGGTCTGTCTCCGTGAGATCAATCTTCAGCGGCGCCGGGTAAGACTCGCGTTGGCGTGA
- a CDS encoding TetR/AcrR family transcriptional regulator yields the protein MSTRPYGGVAAADRRAERRAALLDAALDLLGTEGLRATTLRAVCARAGLNQRYFYESFADLDALLAAVYDGIAAESAQAATRAILAAGPDADLRAVVRAGAEAVLELGGADPRKARIVLVEAPSSPVLRARSKAAQREWAELVARYARDRFGVPEGSDALIGFTAVMLVSGWTGALTAWLDGDIRASAAELAAMFADAAHTAAEAAAQGTSVRGSERKPATTDEPL from the coding sequence GTGAGCACCCGACCGTACGGTGGCGTCGCCGCGGCGGACCGGCGGGCCGAACGCCGAGCCGCCCTGCTCGACGCGGCCCTCGACCTGCTGGGGACCGAGGGCCTGCGCGCCACGACCCTGCGCGCCGTCTGCGCGCGCGCGGGCCTCAACCAGCGCTACTTCTACGAGAGCTTCGCCGACCTCGACGCCCTCCTCGCCGCCGTCTACGACGGGATCGCCGCCGAATCCGCGCAGGCCGCCACCCGGGCCATCCTCGCCGCGGGTCCCGACGCGGACCTGCGCGCCGTCGTCCGGGCCGGCGCCGAGGCGGTCCTGGAGCTGGGCGGGGCCGACCCCCGCAAGGCGCGGATCGTGCTCGTCGAGGCCCCCTCCAGCCCCGTCCTGCGGGCCAGGAGCAAGGCGGCGCAGCGCGAGTGGGCCGAACTCGTCGCGCGCTATGCCCGCGACCGCTTCGGCGTCCCGGAGGGCTCCGACGCGCTGATCGGGTTCACCGCGGTCATGCTGGTGTCCGGCTGGACGGGCGCGCTCACCGCCTGGCTCGACGGCGACATCCGCGCCTCGGCCGCCGAGCTCGCCGCGATGTTCGCCGACGCCGCCCACACCGCGGCCGAGGCCGCGGCTCAGGGGACGAGCGTGAGGGGCAGCGAGCGCAAGCCCGCGACCACGGACGAGCCGTTGTAG
- a CDS encoding tyrosine-type recombinase/integrase, with translation MIEIGFTRARKGEHGRVGYQALYDDARGVRQTAGTFDTRKEADKAWQAAEAKIAEGKSWDPRRGRQKFGKYVEATWLPNHRMELSTKQDYLSALRRHILPYFGEMKLQEITSQDVRAWLTELKRSGVGLRRIEFCKVSVLNAIFTTAVTDGVILLHPAHNVPTDPVPTQPRRIITAEQFDRIYAALPDEDSRLLVETAIESGLRWGELTELRVKDLDFDTGILTVSRVVLYLSPEVHPEGKHFLVKPYPKSKKWRKLKLSPQIITKLQAHTESRHLKEDDLLFSRHIPKEETALKVIEPAKDLGWTPPNAQARSYRHGTTTAYGLGKCRCPHCRAAVTAYRAKRRAEGKDTARTPAPSTPTPTSPPPPSEAKPGPPPAKPPTSPTNPNSTTSATPTPPGS, from the coding sequence GTGATCGAAATAGGCTTCACGAGAGCACGCAAGGGCGAGCACGGACGAGTCGGTTACCAGGCCCTCTACGACGACGCCCGAGGCGTCCGCCAGACCGCCGGAACCTTCGACACCAGGAAGGAAGCCGACAAGGCCTGGCAAGCCGCCGAAGCCAAGATCGCCGAAGGAAAATCCTGGGACCCGCGCCGAGGCAGACAGAAGTTCGGCAAGTACGTCGAGGCGACCTGGCTACCGAACCACCGCATGGAACTCAGCACAAAACAGGACTACCTGTCCGCCCTGCGACGGCACATCCTCCCGTACTTCGGCGAGATGAAGCTCCAGGAGATCACCTCCCAGGACGTCCGAGCCTGGCTCACCGAACTCAAGCGCTCCGGCGTAGGCCTCCGCCGCATCGAGTTCTGCAAGGTCTCGGTCCTCAACGCCATCTTCACCACCGCCGTCACCGACGGCGTGATCCTCCTCCACCCGGCCCACAACGTCCCCACCGACCCGGTCCCCACCCAGCCCCGCCGCATCATCACCGCCGAGCAGTTCGACCGCATCTACGCGGCGCTCCCTGACGAAGACTCCCGCCTCCTGGTCGAGACCGCCATCGAAAGCGGCCTCCGCTGGGGCGAACTCACCGAACTCCGCGTCAAGGACCTGGACTTCGACACGGGCATCCTCACCGTCAGCCGCGTCGTCCTCTACCTCTCCCCCGAAGTCCACCCCGAGGGCAAGCACTTCCTCGTCAAGCCCTACCCCAAGAGCAAGAAGTGGCGAAAGCTCAAGCTCAGCCCCCAGATCATCACCAAGCTCCAAGCCCACACCGAGTCCCGCCACCTCAAGGAAGACGACCTACTCTTCTCCCGCCACATCCCCAAAGAGGAAACAGCCCTGAAGGTCATCGAGCCCGCCAAGGACCTCGGCTGGACCCCTCCCAACGCCCAGGCCCGCAGCTACCGCCACGGCACCACCACCGCCTACGGCCTGGGCAAATGCCGCTGCCCCCACTGCCGAGCAGCCGTCACCGCCTACCGAGCCAAACGCCGAGCCGAAGGCAAAGACACCGCCCGCACCCCCGCCCCATCGACCCCGACCCCCACATCCCCGCCTCCACCTTCAGAAGCAAAACCTGGACCCCCGCCTGCCAAGCCGCCCACCTCACCCACAAACCCAAATTCCACGACCTCCGCCACGCCCACGCCTCCTGGCTCCTAG